A window of the Lactobacillus amylovorus DSM 20531 genome harbors these coding sequences:
- a CDS encoding TIGR01906 family membrane protein: protein MITKDNIFSVIYHFLFALTSSVVGTIIASWPLLFIFMIVQKTNETVHMSLFKVMHNYNQLMVYLIWPFKNKLKMDDFSTSPNAAEHFAECKQLFVLAVLVFIICLVLHFIFKKQRKKALLDLNKSAALILLLLPIVVFPFAVTNFDSFFVIFHHILFNNNDWLFDPDTDPIINVLTEGFFASCFAVAGIIYELYFAEKLLRK, encoded by the coding sequence ATGATCACAAAAGACAATATTTTTTCAGTCATTTATCACTTCTTATTTGCTTTAACTAGTAGTGTAGTTGGGACAATTATTGCAAGCTGGCCCTTGCTCTTTATTTTCATGATCGTTCAGAAGACAAATGAGACGGTTCACATGTCTTTATTTAAGGTCATGCATAACTATAACCAGTTGATGGTTTATTTGATCTGGCCCTTTAAAAATAAGCTTAAAATGGACGATTTTTCCACATCACCAAATGCTGCTGAACACTTTGCGGAATGTAAGCAATTATTTGTGTTAGCCGTACTTGTTTTTATCATTTGTTTGGTGCTGCATTTTATCTTTAAAAAGCAAAGAAAAAAAGCATTGCTAGATTTAAATAAATCAGCAGCGCTTATTTTGCTCTTGCTTCCGATTGTTGTTTTTCCTTTTGCGGTGACAAATTTTGATAGTTTCTTTGTGATCTTTCACCATATTTTGTTCAACAACAACGATTGGCTATTTGATCCTGATACGGATCCAATTATTAATGTTTTAACCGAAGGATTTTTCGCTTCATGCTTTGCCGTGGCGGGAATCATTTATGAACTCTATTTTGCAGAAAAATTATTGCGTAAATAA
- a CDS encoding ISL3 family transposase has translation MSSYNDCIKFSLNIKDPLLEFFDISTGKYRNRKAKFYHAIVHLDHCLNCGSANIVHNGHLYSNVRYPALDASLPVFIRIAKERIICRDCQTNSMAQTELVDKYCCISNATKRKIIGSLTEDWSMKSIARQTSTSTNTVQRVLEKYSPSSFEDTDWLPEYLAFDEFRGVGRQLHFIAIDGHTHKIVKVLPTRLKKDIINYFKRFPITVRNKVKTVTMDLNYYYDIMAKELFPNAQVILDRFHIVQMLNRSFNSCRIQEMKKHKKGSWEYNLLKYYWKLYLKPFDDLEKVKPCYQSRLKDTLTQEQIVADGLSLNNELENTYNLMQDISKALKDRDTKKLRSLIQSKDHVGNMMHTTLNTFKRNLHDILNAAKFDESNGCLEGTNRKIKQIERTAYGYANFNHLVTRIDLEEKDAIIKEKASDYYLAA, from the coding sequence ATGTCCTCTTATAATGATTGTATTAAATTTTCTCTGAATATTAAAGACCCTTTGTTAGAATTTTTTGATATCTCAACTGGCAAATACCGCAATCGTAAAGCCAAGTTCTACCACGCTATTGTACATTTAGACCATTGCTTAAACTGTGGCTCCGCTAACATCGTACATAACGGTCATTTGTATTCTAATGTGCGTTATCCTGCTTTAGATGCTAGTCTGCCCGTCTTTATCAGAATAGCTAAAGAAAGAATTATCTGCCGTGATTGTCAGACAAATTCGATGGCTCAAACAGAACTAGTAGATAAATACTGCTGTATTTCTAATGCCACCAAGCGTAAAATTATTGGCTCTTTAACCGAAGACTGGTCCATGAAGAGCATTGCCAGACAAACTTCAACTTCAACCAATACCGTGCAACGCGTACTAGAGAAATATAGTCCGTCTTCCTTTGAAGATACTGACTGGCTGCCGGAATACCTGGCTTTTGATGAATTCAGAGGCGTTGGCAGGCAGCTGCACTTTATTGCCATTGATGGTCACACGCACAAAATAGTTAAGGTACTGCCTACCAGATTAAAAAAAGATATTATCAATTACTTTAAACGTTTCCCAATAACCGTAAGAAACAAGGTTAAGACTGTAACTATGGATCTTAATTACTATTATGACATTATGGCTAAGGAGCTTTTTCCTAATGCTCAAGTAATCCTCGACCGTTTCCATATCGTTCAGATGCTTAACCGTTCCTTTAATTCCTGTCGCATTCAAGAAATGAAGAAGCACAAAAAAGGTTCATGGGAATACAACCTGCTTAAATATTACTGGAAGCTTTATCTTAAGCCTTTTGATGACCTGGAAAAAGTTAAGCCGTGCTATCAATCCAGATTAAAAGATACCCTAACTCAAGAACAAATCGTGGCTGATGGGCTTTCTTTAAACAATGAGCTTGAAAATACTTATAACCTTATGCAAGATATCAGTAAAGCTTTAAAAGATAGAGATACCAAGAAGTTACGAAGCCTAATTCAAAGCAAAGATCATGTTGGCAATATGATGCACACCACTTTAAATACTTTCAAACGTAATCTACATGATATTCTCAACGCTGCTAAGTTCGATGAATCAAACGGTTGCCTTGAAGGAACCAACCGTAAGATTAAACAGATTGAACGTACTGCCTACGGTTACGCTAACTTCAATCATCTAGTAACCAGAATCGATCTAGAAGAAAAGGATGCCATTATTAAGGAAAAAGCATCAGACTACTATTTAGCAGCCTAA
- a CDS encoding NAD(P)/FAD-dependent oxidoreductase produces MLKLIQQHLEEVFKIKKVDLAIIGAGPVGTFAAHFAHLHGLNTILFDSLSELGGQPQMLYPFKQITDIPAFGTIKAHDLIQRLTANLENETEIVTNHKVENIVKNADGFTIDDSVFARSIIIATGAGAFKPKELPLKMNDDIKKRVHYFIRDPKKFANQTIGVFGGGDSALDLALELANYADIKLIHRRDQFRGLESNVQKLKSLKNVEILTPYLPKDIQLIDNKLDISLKEMGDTQLRHEQFDQIVVAYGFRANNRFVKKWGIDLKGTNIPVDRAMKTNIDGIYAAGDVVSYSGRVPLIALGFGEAQIAITSIMRNLFPEKTLTIHSTSI; encoded by the coding sequence ATGTTAAAGTTGATACAGCAACACTTAGAGGAGGTTTTTAAAATTAAAAAAGTTGATTTAGCTATCATTGGTGCCGGTCCTGTTGGAACATTTGCCGCACATTTCGCCCATTTACATGGTTTAAATACAATCCTTTTTGATTCCCTATCCGAGTTGGGCGGTCAACCGCAAATGCTTTATCCTTTTAAACAGATAACTGACATCCCTGCTTTCGGCACAATCAAAGCGCATGATTTAATTCAAAGATTAACTGCAAACTTAGAAAACGAAACTGAAATAGTAACTAATCATAAAGTTGAAAACATCGTCAAAAACGCAGACGGTTTTACAATTGATGATTCAGTCTTCGCACGCAGCATTATTATCGCTACAGGAGCAGGCGCATTCAAACCTAAAGAGCTCCCACTTAAAATGAACGATGACATCAAAAAAAGAGTTCATTACTTTATTAGGGATCCTAAAAAATTTGCTAACCAAACAATCGGTGTTTTTGGTGGTGGCGACTCAGCTCTAGATTTAGCACTTGAACTTGCAAATTATGCTGATATTAAATTAATTCATCGCCGTGATCAATTCCGTGGGCTCGAATCAAATGTGCAAAAACTCAAATCCTTAAAAAACGTTGAAATTCTTACCCCATATCTTCCTAAAGATATTCAATTAATCGATAATAAGTTAGACATCAGTCTTAAGGAAATGGGAGACACTCAATTGCGTCATGAACAATTCGATCAGATTGTAGTAGCCTACGGCTTTAGAGCTAATAATCGTTTCGTTAAAAAATGGGGCATCGATCTTAAAGGGACAAATATTCCAGTTGATCGAGCAATGAAAACCAATATTGATGGAATTTATGCAGCAGGCGATGTTGTTTCTTACTCTGGACGTGTTCCTTTAATTGCTTTAGGTTTTGGCGAAGCTCAAATTGCTATTACATCAATTATGCGCAACCTATTTCCGGAAAAGACTTTAACAATCCATTCAACGAGTATATAG
- a CDS encoding YutD family protein has product MTEKNKKNSEENSEEKTNKFEQEQPLRHPLANVAQDGRSIKINDQLYSIIANERDALDLETLRKKYDPYLDQYDYLVGDVSSEHLRLKGFYKDEARTSIDKKELAIVDYLKEYCNPGGPYFILELTHPTHFYQHPKKKTHERYEREHNKKERFRSRRHYKEQRKNENNNNNPFKKRRVHQTKFKKKQSIAIKKEFGRHHSFIIKKRKGN; this is encoded by the coding sequence ATGACTGAAAAGAACAAGAAGAACTCAGAAGAAAATAGCGAAGAGAAAACGAATAAGTTTGAACAAGAACAGCCGCTTCGTCATCCCTTGGCTAACGTAGCCCAAGATGGTAGGAGTATCAAAATCAATGATCAGCTTTATAGCATCATTGCCAATGAGAGGGATGCACTGGATTTAGAAACCTTGCGTAAAAAGTATGATCCCTATTTGGATCAATATGATTATTTAGTGGGGGATGTTTCTAGTGAACACTTGCGTTTGAAAGGCTTTTATAAAGATGAGGCCCGCACTTCAATTGATAAAAAAGAGTTGGCGATTGTTGATTACTTGAAGGAGTATTGTAATCCAGGTGGACCATATTTTATCTTGGAGTTAACGCATCCTACGCATTTTTATCAGCATCCTAAGAAAAAGACGCATGAACGTTATGAGCGTGAGCATAATAAAAAAGAACGTTTTCGCAGTCGGCGCCACTATAAGGAACAGCGTAAAAATGAGAATAATAACAATAATCCATTTAAGAAACGGCGCGTTCATCAAACTAAATTCAAGAAGAAGCAATCAATTGCAATAAAGAAAGAATTTGGACGGCATCATTCATTTATTATTAAAAAGAGAAAGGGAAACTAG
- a CDS encoding IS110 family transposase, with the protein MNIIGIDVSQGESHATLITKEAEEIAFKFKHNKSGFQILNSYIKPGTIIIFETTGVYSAQLTTYLKNKKVKFYELNPLEAKLRMASLRRNKTDKNDSFKLALLGKTQLAEIKNHCNKQSNSLYESLRILSLRYKQLIKCRTRILNFLRSSLELTFPELNQIFKNAYAVLALQVFRMYCHPDFLVGLTLKEMTTRVYQSVSRRIHKDVIQSYCAQVWLAAKDSYPAVPANSLEIEIISEYCDEIESYNKEIAYIQNKLIKTAVGLDDFKVISSIPGAGQLNSALLLGFTGDIARFDNYKQLNAFLGLDLNRYQSGKYIKGDTINRRGSSQGRAVETDMIRSMLRNQGKIQNHLIDYYYKLKKPPFNKHDKVALIACANHLNRTIINLVHTHQLYNYSKAIH; encoded by the coding sequence GTGAATATTATTGGTATTGATGTTAGTCAAGGTGAAAGTCATGCCACTTTGATAACAAAAGAAGCGGAAGAAATAGCTTTTAAATTTAAGCATAATAAGAGCGGTTTCCAAATATTAAATTCTTATATTAAACCCGGTACAATAATAATATTTGAAACTACAGGTGTTTATTCGGCTCAGCTTACTACTTATTTAAAAAATAAAAAGGTCAAATTTTATGAGCTAAATCCCCTAGAAGCAAAATTAAGAATGGCTTCTTTGAGAAGAAATAAAACTGACAAGAATGATTCATTTAAATTAGCTTTATTGGGTAAAACTCAATTAGCGGAAATAAAGAATCACTGTAATAAACAATCTAATTCGTTGTATGAATCTTTACGGATTTTATCTTTGAGATATAAGCAGTTAATTAAATGTAGAACCAGAATACTTAATTTCCTTCGTTCTAGCTTAGAGCTTACTTTCCCAGAACTAAATCAGATTTTTAAAAATGCTTATGCAGTTTTAGCTCTTCAAGTATTTAGAATGTATTGTCATCCTGACTTTTTGGTAGGATTAACTCTTAAAGAAATGACCACTAGAGTTTACCAATCTGTTAGCAGGCGAATACATAAAGATGTAATTCAAAGTTATTGTGCTCAAGTTTGGTTAGCAGCTAAAGATTCTTATCCTGCTGTTCCAGCAAATTCTTTAGAAATTGAAATTATTTCAGAATATTGCGATGAGATAGAAAGCTACAATAAAGAAATAGCCTATATTCAAAACAAGTTAATCAAGACGGCTGTTGGCTTGGATGATTTCAAAGTTATTTCCAGTATTCCCGGAGCCGGTCAATTAAATAGCGCTCTATTATTAGGCTTTACTGGTGATATTGCTCGCTTTGATAATTATAAACAACTCAATGCTTTCCTAGGTTTGGATTTAAACAGATATCAGTCTGGTAAATACATTAAAGGCGATACAATTAATCGTAGAGGTAGTAGTCAAGGCAGAGCTGTTGAAACAGACATGATTCGAAGTATGTTAAGAAATCAAGGCAAAATTCAAAATCATTTAATTGATTACTATTACAAATTAAAAAAGCCGCCTTTCAATAAGCATGACAAGGTAGCTTTAATAGCATGCGCCAATCATTTGAATCGCACTATTATAAATTTGGTCCACACACATCAACTTTATAATTATTCTAAGGCAATTCATTAA
- a CDS encoding TIGR01457 family HAD-type hydrolase has protein sequence MKDYRLFMIDLDGTVYRGKETVESGVRFVHRLIEHNKDYLFLTNNTTRTPQMVVDKLKGHGVDTDISHVYTPSMATVSYILAHNHKKKIGVYIIGEIGLWTEILKHPEFELNEKDPDYVIVGMDKDLTYHKVRVASNAIRNGATFIGTNADMNLPAEGELIPGNGAQCAFVAASSGVEPLYIGKPESIIVNMALDKMGYTKEDTLLVGDNYNTDIKAGFNSDVDQLLTLTGVTQKEDIQGKRQPTILVNNLDELKL, from the coding sequence GTGAAAGATTACCGGTTATTTATGATTGACTTAGACGGTACGGTTTACCGTGGAAAAGAAACTGTAGAGTCTGGAGTAAGATTTGTTCATCGTTTGATCGAGCATAATAAAGACTATTTATTTTTAACTAATAATACGACCAGAACACCACAAATGGTGGTTGATAAGTTAAAAGGCCACGGCGTTGATACTGATATTAGCCATGTTTATACTCCAAGCATGGCTACGGTTAGCTATATTCTGGCTCACAATCATAAGAAAAAGATTGGTGTGTACATTATCGGTGAAATTGGATTATGGACCGAAATCTTGAAGCACCCTGAGTTTGAACTAAATGAAAAAGATCCAGACTATGTGATTGTCGGAATGGATAAGGATTTGACCTACCATAAGGTACGCGTAGCTTCAAATGCAATTAGAAATGGTGCAACTTTTATTGGGACAAATGCTGACATGAATTTGCCGGCGGAAGGGGAATTAATCCCTGGTAACGGTGCCCAATGTGCCTTTGTAGCAGCTTCTAGTGGCGTAGAGCCTCTATATATCGGTAAGCCAGAATCAATTATTGTTAATATGGCTTTGGATAAAATGGGCTACACCAAAGAAGATACCCTTTTAGTAGGCGATAATTACAATACGGATATTAAAGCTGGCTTTAATAGTGACGTGGATCAATTGTTAACTTTGACTGGCGTGACTCAAAAAGAAGATATTCAAGGCAAAAGACAACCAACAATTTTGGTTAATAATTTAGACGAGTTAAAACTATGA
- a CDS encoding VTT domain-containing protein, whose protein sequence is MALIDFILHIDDHLVTIVNQFGGWSYLILFAIIFIETGLVVFPFLPGDSLIFAASAMAANPKYGLNVWLIYVVVALAAIVGDTVNYEIGAWSTRAGEKHSWFNKLINENNRLAAEKFFERHGPTTIVIGRFIPFIRTFVPFISGGSKMHYGKFITYNIVGGLLWTGLFTTIGFFFGNIPFVKDHFSMIVIAIILVSVVPIAIVALKKKLSLKKEFH, encoded by the coding sequence ATGGCTTTAATTGATTTTATTTTGCATATTGACGACCACTTAGTCACCATCGTTAATCAATTTGGCGGTTGGTCTTACCTAATCCTTTTCGCCATTATTTTTATCGAAACTGGTTTAGTCGTTTTTCCATTCTTACCGGGAGATTCTCTTATCTTTGCGGCAAGTGCAATGGCAGCCAATCCAAAGTACGGTTTAAATGTTTGGCTAATTTACGTAGTGGTCGCCTTGGCCGCAATTGTCGGTGATACGGTCAACTATGAAATAGGTGCTTGGTCTACTCGAGCTGGAGAAAAACATAGCTGGTTCAATAAACTAATCAATGAAAATAACCGATTGGCAGCTGAAAAGTTCTTCGAACGTCATGGTCCAACCACGATTGTTATAGGAAGATTTATACCATTTATTCGTACTTTTGTTCCGTTCATTTCAGGCGGCAGCAAGATGCATTATGGCAAATTCATTACATATAATATCGTAGGTGGCCTGCTTTGGACGGGATTATTTACAACAATCGGATTCTTCTTTGGTAATATTCCATTTGTAAAGGATCACTTCTCAATGATCGTAATTGCCATTATCCTTGTTTCGGTAGTGCCAATTGCTATTGTTGCTTTAAAGAAAAAATTGTCATTAAAAAAAGAATTCCATTAA